The Manduca sexta isolate Smith_Timp_Sample1 unplaced genomic scaffold, JHU_Msex_v1.0 HiC_scaffold_3544, whole genome shotgun sequence DNA window ACAATATTGTACTTGGTTTCAAAGTCAATAGAAAGTACGAGCGCGCTTGAGGTACGCCAGGTGGTCGAAGCTACCATGGGCGTCGGGACCTATATACCTGGAATGAGTGCGTATTCCGACCTTCATTGTTAAATGCGTCGAAGTATGCAAGTCTGCTTTGAACGGAAAATATTGTTGGAATAACTTATTGTGCGAGAACATTCTATGTTCAAATAAATCTtctagtgtatttttttatttgaagcaTTGTGTTTATTAGGAATTCTGTTTGAATATTTGAGTACGCAATcgggtaaaaatatttttttaaaaattaggtTGAATTGCATTATCgagattaaacaatatttttgggcCTAAACACGATTGAAATCCGGCAATGAATATCATTCTGAAAACCCCATCCATagtaaataagtacctataaatatattgtgaggttttatgttttagtaacaatatttttatatctcaatTAGCGGTTAcgttaactttatttaaaaaaggtagGGGTGCCGTGTGTCATCAAAATCTACACGAGATATTAGGTAATAGATacgataaaaatagaaaatagtaCACGTAGACCCTATGACACTTTATGTTAAATGATTAGGTATATTGGTTATTTAtatcatagagtaagtaatatactacgtaagattATATTGTATGTGTAAGTAATTATTACCATGTTATTAACGCGAAGGTAGttggataaaataattataactaaattctTTGTAttagatttttactaaaatcactttcatcgaaccaaaataatattattataaaagtatagaataatataattaatgtttgtagATGTGCATTGGgcgtttaaatattataacattttataaatgcgaCACTTAACGCCATCTGTCGGAAATGTTGTAAACTAAGTcactatgtatttttaaatagcaataCTTTTGaagtatgaataaaatttattagtattgGTAACACTTACATGACCTGTCACAACATTTGTCAAAATGGCACGTCAGCAGCAGGATGTTGATGAACTTTTCGATGTGAAAAATGCATTTTACGTGGGAAATTACCAACAAGCCATCAACGAAGCACAAAGCATTAgcgtaagtaaatataaatacatacattttgtacAGTAAATACTCTGTTTTCGGCCAATGTTGTTTATGTTGAACAACGCCGCTCAATTTCTCATCATCAAACCATGTTCTTATTGTAAAACACCTCTTGCAGCCTTCTTCTCCCCTGGTAGCGTTGCAGCGTGATTCTCTCCTGTACCGGTCGTATATCGCCCAGGGGAACTACAGGATCGTTTTGCAAGAATTGAAGACGGCAGATCCTATGCTCCAGCCTCTCAAGAGCTTGGTTGATTACTTGTCTCCTGGAGCAAACAAGCCTGCTATTGTTGCTGATATAGACGCAAGAGTAAGTTTACTATAACTTGGTTACTAGTTTCCTCGTGATGCTGTACTTGTAATATATGCATTTCATCATCTCCATTTCTATTCATGTAAGTGGCTAGATTACATGAATTATGTCATACAAGCATAAAAGTGGTGATAGCATAATAGGGAATGGTACAAGACAGCTAAGATggtaacaaaattacaaatgttTTCTATTAATATCAGATGCTtagtgtccagcagtgggatgaTAATATGTAACACTGAATCAATCTGTATTGTAAAAATTTTTacataaaggaaaatattattacaggTAGCGAAAGGTATAGAATTGACAAATGAAATATTCCTGATTGTTGCTGCAACCATTTACTATCATGAGGATAATTATGAAGCAGCCCTCAAGTaagtatcaaaaaataattgctaTTAATGCAGGAACAGCATTGCCAAATTGAgcaattgttaatttataaaaaaaatatactgacattatttattccaaaaggATTTTTCAAAACCCACCATTTAAGTAAAAACATTGCTGCTTTACAAAATTATCTAACAATCATTAACATTACATGTTGTCTCTTAATGCAgcaattatatacattttattaatattttctaggaTCCTTCACAATGCCGAGACTCTGGAGTTGAGAGCATTCACTTTGCAATGCCTGTTGGCTATGAACCGACCTGATCTGGCCAAGAAACAACTGAAAAACTTGCAGGATATTGAAGATGATGGAACCCTGACACAACTTGCTCAGGCATGGCTGAATTTGGCTCAGGtatatctttaatattattaaacttacgcgagaaattaaattagtctaaaacaacacggttttactcacgtactaaagtagtcggaatcgccgaccagtttcgacctattaagtaggtcatcctcaggggcgagtgtTAAGAGGATGTCGtgtcgcggaggcctctcgatcatgatgatgattgataccgtgttgttttcgactaagatatatttttattgaaatatgatattgaactttatattgatgcttgaaaggcaatcatatctgaGTGACAATctgtaaatttttgagtagtgttttaaagttttgattttaatatgaaaa harbors:
- the LOC119193037 gene encoding coatomer subunit epsilon-like, with product MARQQQDVDELFDVKNAFYVGNYQQAINEAQSISPSSPLVALQRDSLLYRSYIAQGNYRIVLQELKTADPMLQPLKSLVDYLSPGANKPAIVADIDARVAKGIELTNEIFLIVAATIYYHEDNYEAALKILHNAETLELRAFTLQCLLAMNRPDLAKKQLKNLQDIEDDGTLTQLAQAWLNLAQGGPGVQDAHYSIMELSERLGALGAGPSAVGAAAAASRGMWEEAEQMLTEAQTRSPQNPDLLLGLAVTATHSGKPPEVSARYLAQLLDSHPDHPFVKEYHAKTNEFHRLAAQYQPSVAS